Proteins encoded together in one Triticum dicoccoides isolate Atlit2015 ecotype Zavitan chromosome 7B, WEW_v2.0, whole genome shotgun sequence window:
- the LOC119335221 gene encoding protein RICE SALT SENSITIVE 3-like, giving the protein MEEQLSPVAVTHLLQHTLRSLCTSDASQWVYAVFWRILPRNYPPPKWDLPGVAYDRTRGNRRNWILAWEDGFCNFAATTSAAACGQEGAGAAAAAYADCEAAAAAAVQEAKQGLGLGLQPELFFKMSHDIYNYGEGLIGKVAADHSHKWIFKEPPEQEISLISSWNNPADSQPRTWEAQFQSGIQTIVLIAVREGVVQLGSMKKVAEDLSYVVTLRRKFGYLESIPGVLLPHPSSAGVFPMADVAAAGWPGMMPPPDMYVDPYVPGPAPMHIMPSMSSLEALLSKLPSVVPAPPQPPGSMPGVAPPSDAAAKEEAEEDYAHCHAMDMSSVPSNGGESTSTSAAAATAMSSYFLDVGGKPSEAGF; this is encoded by the exons ATGGAGGAGCAGCTGAGCCCGGTGGCCGTGACGCACCTGCTGCAGCACACGCTCCGGAGCCTCTGCACCAGCGACGCCTCGCAGTGGGTCTACGCCGTCTTCTGGCGCATCCTCCCCCGCAACTACCCTCCCCCCAA ATGGGATCTCCCAGGTGTGGCGTATGACAGGACCAGAGGAAACAGGAGGAACTG GATCCTGGCGTGGGAGGACGGGTTCTGCAACTTCGCGGCCACCACCTCTGCAGCCGCCTGCGGCCAAGAGGGGGCAGGAGCCGCTGCAGCTGCGTACGCGGACTGcgaggctgccgccgccgcagcagtGCAGGAGGCTAAGCAGGGCCTGGGCCTGGGCCTGCAGCCTGAGCTCTTCTTCAAGATGTCCCACGACATCTACAACTACGGCGAAGG GTTGATAGGGAAAGTGGCGGCGGACCACAGCCACAAGTGGATCTTCAAGGAGCCCCCGGAGCAGgagatcagcctcatctcctcctggAACAACCCCGCCGACTCC CAACCGAGGACATGGGAGGCTCAGTTCCAGTCTGGAATCCAG ACCATCGTGCTGATCGCCGTCAGGGAGGGCGTCGTGCAGCTCGGCTCCATGAAAAAG GTGGCGGAGGACCTGAGCTACGTGGTGACGCTGCGCCGCAAGTTCGGGTACCTGGAGAGCATCCCGGGCGTGCTGCTGCCGCACCCGTCGTCGGCCGGCGTGTTCCCGATGGCGGACGTGGCCGCCGCGGGCTGGCCGGGCATGAtgccgccgccggacatgtacGTCGACCCCTACGTGCCCGGGCCGGCGCCCATGCACATCATGCCGTCCATGAGCAGCCTCGAGGCGCTGCTCTCCAAGCTGCCGTCCGTGgtgccggcgcccccgcagccgccGGGGTCCATGCCGGGCGTGGCGCCTCCCTCGGACGCCGCGGCCAAGGAGGAGGCTGAGGAGGACTACGCCCACTGCCACGCCATGGACATGTCGTCCGTGCCGAGCAACGGCGGCGAGAGCACGAgcacgagcgccgccgccgccaccgccatgtCGTCCTACTTCCTCGACGTGGGCGGCAAGCCCAGCGAGGCCGGGTTCTAG